Within Enterobacter sp. RHBSTW-00175, the genomic segment TTTCGGACCATAGATTTTGTGGCCGGAGAAGGACATCAGATCCACTTTCAGCTGGCTCAGGTCGATAGGCAGTTTGCCCACGCTCTGAGTCGCATCAACGTGATAGATGATGCCGCGCGCACGGCACATTTCGCCGATGGTCGCGATATCCTGCACTACGCCGATTTCGTTGTTCACGTGCATGATGGAAACCAGAATGGTGTCTTCACGCATTGCCGCTTCGAGCTCTTTCAGGTCAATGATACCGTTGCTCTGTGGCGCCAGGTAGGTGACTTCATACCCTTCACGCTCCAGCTGACGGCAGGTATCCAGCACGGCTTTGTGTTCGGTTTTGCTGGTGATAACGTGCTTGCCTTTTTTCTGATAAAAGTTGGCCGCACCTTTGATCGCCAGGTTGTCGGATTCGGTTGCACCGGAGGTGAATACGATTTCACGCGGATCGGCACCCACCAGGTCAGCAATCTGATTACGGGCGATATCTACCGCCTCTTCAGCATGCCAGCCAAAACGGTGTGAACGGGAAGCTGGGTTACCAAAGTTTCCGTCCAGGGTCAGACACTGCATCATTTTCTCGGCAACACGCGGGTCCACCGGCGTGGTTGCGGAGTAATCGAGATAAATCGGTAATTTCATTGCTCTATAAACTCCGTACATCGCTTCAATGCAAGGAATCAGGCAACCGGCTGGATGTACGACCGAGTACACGGGGCGAGCGAACGCCCCGGCCTGATTCTGAAATACTTATCTTTTTATTA encodes:
- a CDS encoding IscS subfamily cysteine desulfurase yields the protein MKLPIYLDYSATTPVDPRVAEKMMQCLTLDGNFGNPASRSHRFGWHAEEAVDIARNQIADLVGADPREIVFTSGATESDNLAIKGAANFYQKKGKHVITSKTEHKAVLDTCRQLEREGYEVTYLAPQSNGIIDLKELEAAMREDTILVSIMHVNNEIGVVQDIATIGEMCRARGIIYHVDATQSVGKLPIDLSQLKVDLMSFSGHKIYGPKGIGALYVRRKPRIRIEAQMHGGGHERGMRSGTLPVHQIVGMGEAYRIAKEEMETEMARLRTLRNRLWDGVKDMEEVYLNGSLEQGAPNILNVSFNYVEGESLIMALKDLAVSSGSACTSASLEPSYVLRALGMTDELAHSSIRFSLGRFTTEEEIDYTIKLVRNSIGRLRDLSPLWEMFKQGVDLNSIEWSHH